The following coding sequences are from one Chloroflexota bacterium window:
- a CDS encoding radical SAM protein, producing the protein MSVDVLIVEDLARQKLPARSMSAAFQREGLRVHLVDLNDGYAAIIASARAESPGLIIFSILFADRVDEHLALITLLRAAGLRAHFALIGHLPTLACTDFLAACPTLDSVLRGDAEACAPDLARCLASQGEWQTVPGIALRSSDPLSNFSPRENISLDDFPRPLREEPAPCFRGYPFATIESSRGCYHACSFCLPAASYRAQGMPYRQREVAKIVDEIEELYRRGVRLFLFDDDQFLPPGLTRVARVEEFAVELERKNLTIAFTIKCRADDVEASLFRRLKELGLLRVYLGVESGCPATLELFNKRTTVQQNAAACAMLENLGIVFDFRCLLFHPWSTLETVAAEIDFLQAMQSHLPTALDVREIEIYPGTPLARQLGRTRAGVPTPGLMPYTIADPRAEFLRRVSRLVFDSQGAYGRTCRALTEDWCALLLTRRFHRELDNAGNWQKLRGVVTQLNVASLQVWGEMLEFARARDIYDATRVNAQVGDWAMAINSACAPIAAVSGRSSVVIKFE; encoded by the coding sequence TTGTCGGTTGACGTTTTGATCGTCGAAGACCTGGCTCGACAAAAACTTCCGGCGCGCTCCATGTCTGCCGCGTTCCAGCGCGAAGGTTTGCGCGTCCACCTCGTTGATCTGAACGATGGATACGCGGCGATTATCGCGTCCGCGCGCGCCGAATCACCGGGCTTGATTATTTTCTCCATCCTCTTCGCCGACCGCGTAGACGAACATCTCGCGCTCATCACATTGTTGCGCGCGGCCGGTCTCCGCGCGCATTTCGCATTGATCGGACATCTGCCGACTCTGGCGTGTACCGATTTTTTGGCGGCTTGCCCTACCCTGGATTCGGTGTTGCGCGGTGACGCCGAAGCGTGCGCGCCAGACCTGGCGCGTTGTCTGGCGAGTCAGGGCGAATGGCAAACCGTGCCAGGTATCGCCTTGCGATCATCCGATCCGCTTTCGAATTTTTCGCCGCGAGAAAATATTTCGCTCGATGATTTTCCGCGCCCGTTGCGCGAGGAACCCGCCCCTTGCTTCCGAGGTTATCCCTTTGCGACGATTGAATCGAGCCGCGGATGTTATCACGCTTGTTCGTTTTGTCTACCCGCGGCGTCATATCGCGCGCAAGGGATGCCGTACCGCCAACGCGAAGTCGCCAAGATCGTGGACGAAATCGAGGAGTTATATCGCCGGGGCGTGCGGTTGTTCCTGTTCGACGACGATCAATTTCTGCCGCCCGGTCTGACGCGCGTCGCGCGCGTCGAAGAATTTGCGGTCGAACTTGAACGAAAGAATCTAACGATTGCGTTCACGATCAAATGCCGCGCCGATGATGTGGAGGCATCGCTTTTTCGGCGACTGAAAGAGCTGGGATTGTTGCGAGTCTACCTGGGGGTCGAATCCGGTTGCCCGGCGACGTTGGAACTTTTCAACAAGCGCACGACCGTTCAGCAGAACGCGGCGGCTTGCGCGATGCTAGAGAACCTGGGAATTGTTTTTGATTTTCGCTGTTTGCTCTTTCATCCGTGGAGCACACTTGAGACGGTCGCGGCAGAGATTGATTTTCTGCAAGCGATGCAATCGCACTTGCCGACCGCGCTCGACGTGCGCGAGATAGAAATTTATCCAGGCACACCGCTCGCGCGCCAACTGGGTCGCACAAGAGCCGGCGTGCCGACGCCTGGGCTAATGCCCTACACGATTGCCGATCCGCGCGCAGAGTTTCTCCGCCGAGTGAGTCGTCTGGTATTCGATTCTCAGGGCGCGTATGGTCGGACTTGCCGCGCGTTGACCGAGGATTGGTGCGCGCTGTTGCTGACGCGGCGCTTTCATCGCGAATTGGACAATGCGGGGAACTGGCAGAAACTTCGAGGTGTGGTCACCCAACTAAATGTCGCATCGCTCCAAGTCTGGGGAGAGATGTTGGAATTTGCGCGCGCGAGGGATATCTACGATGCGACTAGAGTGAATGCACAGGTGGGAGATTGGGCGATGGCGATCAATTCCGCTTGTGCGCCAATTGCGGCAGTCTCCGGTCGGTCGTCGGTGGTCATAAAGTTCGAGTAG
- the uidA gene encoding beta-glucuronidase — protein MLYPQSNLFRQCIDLSGFWDLRFDPENLGRQSNWSAGFTGGRPAAVPASWNDQFEDGRDYLGNTWYQTRFDLPWGWDAARQHMRVRFNSVNYLAEVWLNGVRLGQHEGGHLPFEFDITPYAQRERNVLIARVEGELEPDRVPPGNVPADPKHMFISQTENYPPASFDFFPFCGIHRPVLVYATPRLAIADLTVTTSISGNTGIVRVKLNREEGDAATARFTLRGANVVTETTIAGAATEIELQVPDAALWSPDSPHLYDLSVELARGGETFDRYTLPIGIRTIAIQDDTLLLNGKPIYLKGFGRHEDFPIAGRGLMPALIVKDYALMKWIGANSFRTTHYPYSEQMMDLADRLGFLVIDETPAVGLFFAEEGLARRLELCRQYTQELVARDKNHPSVIAWSIANEPHSWLPAAKPFFKNLYDQCKSLDPTRPITLTTYIGVGEESFEFCDLMCLNRYFGWYSQSGKIAEGAACLSAELDALYQKYRKPLILTEFGADTISGFHAQPPEMFAEEFQAELLAAYIQVLRRKPFVIGEHVWNMCDFKTSQAVQRVGGMNLKGVFTRDRRPKLAAHRLREIWQ, from the coding sequence TTGCTTTATCCGCAATCTAATCTGTTTCGTCAGTGCATTGACCTATCCGGTTTCTGGGATTTGCGTTTCGATCCGGAAAACCTGGGTCGCCAATCGAATTGGTCTGCCGGTTTTACCGGCGGGCGTCCTGCCGCCGTGCCCGCGAGTTGGAACGATCAATTCGAAGATGGGCGCGATTATCTCGGCAATACCTGGTATCAAACGCGTTTCGATTTGCCCTGGGGCTGGGACGCAGCGCGCCAACACATGCGCGTGCGTTTCAACTCGGTGAATTATCTCGCCGAGGTCTGGTTGAATGGCGTGCGGCTCGGTCAACACGAAGGCGGACATTTGCCTTTCGAATTCGACATCACGCCTTACGCGCAGCGCGAGCGCAATGTGCTCATCGCGCGCGTCGAAGGCGAACTTGAGCCAGATCGCGTCCCACCCGGCAATGTCCCGGCGGATCCCAAACACATGTTCATCAGTCAAACCGAAAATTATCCGCCGGCGTCGTTCGACTTTTTTCCATTCTGCGGAATTCATCGCCCGGTCTTGGTGTACGCGACACCGCGCCTAGCCATCGCCGATTTGACGGTGACGACGAGCATTTCCGGAAACACCGGGATCGTTCGCGTCAAATTGAATCGCGAGGAAGGCGACGCGGCGACGGCGCGCTTCACTCTGCGCGGTGCGAACGTTGTCACTGAAACAACCATTGCCGGCGCGGCGACTGAGATCGAATTGCAAGTGCCGGACGCCGCGTTGTGGTCGCCCGATTCACCGCACCTGTACGATCTCAGCGTGGAACTCGCGCGCGGCGGTGAAACCTTCGACCGCTACACCTTGCCCATCGGCATTCGCACGATTGCAATCCAGGACGATACATTGTTGTTGAATGGCAAGCCGATCTATCTCAAAGGTTTCGGGCGTCACGAAGATTTCCCCATTGCCGGGCGCGGCTTGATGCCGGCGCTCATCGTCAAGGATTACGCGCTGATGAAATGGATCGGCGCGAACTCGTTCCGCACGACGCATTACCCGTACTCGGAACAAATGATGGACTTGGCGGATCGGCTGGGATTCTTGGTCATTGATGAAACGCCGGCAGTCGGATTGTTCTTCGCCGAAGAAGGGTTGGCGCGTCGTTTGGAATTGTGCCGGCAGTACACGCAGGAACTCGTCGCGCGTGACAAGAATCATCCCAGCGTGATCGCGTGGAGCATCGCGAACGAGCCGCATTCGTGGTTGCCCGCCGCCAAACCATTTTTCAAAAATCTGTACGATCAATGCAAGTCGCTCGATCCAACGCGCCCGATCACGCTGACCACGTATATCGGCGTCGGCGAAGAGTCGTTCGAGTTTTGCGACTTGATGTGTCTCAATCGTTACTTTGGCTGGTACTCGCAATCCGGCAAAATTGCCGAAGGCGCGGCGTGTCTTTCGGCAGAACTCGACGCGTTGTATCAAAAGTACCGCAAGCCGCTCATCCTGACCGAGTTTGGCGCGGATACGATTTCCGGTTTTCACGCGCAACCGCCGGAAATGTTCGCGGAAGAATTCCAAGCCGAGCTGCTCGCCGCGTACATCCAGGTTCTGCGCCGCAAACCTTTCGTCATCGGCGAGCACGTGTGGAACATGTGCGATTTCAAAACATCACAAGCCGTGCAACGCGTGGGCGGGATGAACTTGAAAGGCGTCTTTACGCGCGACCGTCGTCCCAAACTCGCCGCGCATCGCCTGCGCGAGATATGGCAATGA
- a CDS encoding heparinase II/III family protein, with protein MPQAITDPLNLTAAEIQRLIVPGTAHLPELDRARQNLDTLRDAPQTRIILAQTASIVESLAQIPQTTFSHYRYFIRTGDRTNYEKPYFLKRAKLASATLRMFLGQSELKDAVQDYLWNICEETNWVLPAHERDIIDLFSAETGFALAETLTLLGDALDAQVRARVRAEIERRLFEPYLRFHQLHWWHKAGMNWNGVCNSSVAATFLMLEPEPARVARALEIALAGLRVFLDAGFEQDGSSTEGVSYWHYGLINFVALAEMLRARTKGAIDLLASERLRDIAAYPAKLLLSPSKFATFSDCDDALNFNHGIIARLLERTGEKSLLNLLTAPVASELTSNTNWRLTMMLRSILWWDGTYHAPAPITDTYLPLGGIARLVARTPQNTQVVVAIKAGHNDENHNHNDIGSFILHVDDETLLTDPGRGLYARDYFNQRRYENLFANSYSHSVPRVGGHVQKEGREFHGEIVNVEMNAPVKRVEMEFARAYAVTNLASARRQITLDPAGVVTLNDVFRFSENPVAVEEALMTWCDAQVNGATALVRGKHHELRLIIETPNDAHFALEQLEKASRDNAKPEILKRLSVVLPVQDEPQFRVRMEISKTNE; from the coding sequence ATGCCACAAGCAATCACTGATCCATTAAATCTAACCGCCGCCGAAATTCAACGCCTCATCGTTCCCGGCACAGCGCACTTGCCGGAACTGGACCGCGCGCGCCAGAACCTGGATACTTTGCGCGACGCGCCGCAAACGCGAATCATTCTCGCGCAGACTGCATCCATCGTCGAATCGCTCGCGCAGATTCCGCAGACGACTTTTTCGCACTATCGGTATTTCATTCGCACCGGGGATCGCACGAATTACGAGAAACCGTACTTTCTCAAACGCGCGAAACTCGCGAGCGCGACGCTGCGAATGTTCCTGGGTCAATCCGAACTAAAAGACGCCGTGCAAGATTATCTATGGAACATTTGCGAAGAAACGAACTGGGTCTTGCCCGCGCACGAAAGAGACATCATTGACCTTTTTTCCGCCGAGACCGGCTTTGCGCTCGCGGAAACACTGACGCTTTTGGGCGACGCGCTCGATGCCCAAGTGCGCGCGCGGGTTCGCGCCGAAATCGAACGCCGCCTCTTTGAGCCGTACCTGCGTTTTCACCAGTTGCACTGGTGGCACAAAGCCGGGATGAATTGGAACGGCGTGTGCAACAGTTCGGTCGCGGCAACATTCTTGATGCTTGAACCGGAACCGGCGCGCGTCGCGCGCGCGCTCGAAATTGCGCTGGCTGGTTTGCGCGTCTTTTTGGACGCGGGATTTGAACAGGACGGCAGTTCAACCGAAGGCGTCAGCTATTGGCATTATGGGCTGATCAATTTTGTCGCGCTGGCGGAAATGTTGCGCGCACGCACGAAAGGCGCGATTGATCTGCTTGCCTCGGAACGCTTGCGCGATATCGCGGCGTACCCCGCCAAGTTGCTCCTGTCTCCTTCCAAGTTCGCGACCTTTTCCGATTGCGACGACGCGCTCAATTTCAACCATGGCATCATCGCGCGCTTGCTCGAACGCACCGGCGAAAAATCGCTGTTGAATTTGTTGACCGCACCTGTCGCCAGCGAACTCACCAGCAACACCAACTGGCGGCTGACGATGATGTTGCGAAGCATCTTGTGGTGGGATGGCACGTACCATGCGCCTGCGCCGATCACCGACACGTACTTGCCGCTGGGCGGCATCGCGCGTCTGGTCGCACGCACGCCGCAGAATACCCAGGTCGTGGTCGCGATCAAAGCTGGTCACAACGACGAAAACCACAACCACAACGACATCGGCAGTTTCATTTTGCACGTGGACGACGAAACGTTGCTCACCGACCCAGGTCGCGGATTGTACGCGCGCGACTATTTCAATCAGCGCCGTTATGAAAACCTGTTTGCCAATTCCTACAGCCACAGCGTGCCGCGTGTCGGCGGACACGTGCAGAAAGAGGGGCGCGAGTTTCACGGCGAAATCGTGAACGTCGAGATGAACGCACCGGTCAAACGCGTCGAGATGGAATTTGCACGCGCGTATGCGGTGACAAACCTGGCGAGCGCGCGGCGACAGATCACACTTGACCCTGCCGGTGTCGTGACGTTAAATGATGTCTTCCGCTTTTCCGAAAACCCGGTCGCGGTCGAAGAAGCATTGATGACCTGGTGCGACGCACAGGTGAACGGTGCAACGGCGCTCGTCCGCGGCAAGCATCACGAGTTGCGGCTGATCATCGAAACACCAAACGACGCGCACTTTGCGCTTGAGCAACTGGAAAAAGCGAGCCGCGATAATGCCAAGCCGGAAATTCTCAAGCGATTGAGCGTCGTCTTACCCGTGCAGGACGAACCACAGTTTCGCGTGCGAATGGAAATCTCGAAAACAAACGAATGA
- a CDS encoding glycoside hydrolase family 88 protein, with product MNQEHSSALPSFVPAALAYSLDLTRQNLATVTSFPELAKDGKWLCSDDGFWTGGHWTGLLWLAYAHTGDDTLERAARAWTARLTPRQNDTTTHDLGFLFELSHILGWRLTGDASFKAPAIQAARTLARRFNAKGNFFQAWGALDGAPSERGRAIIDTMMNLNLLFWTSQETGERHFADIAIAHADTTLKRHVRADWSTSHVTDFDPETGAFIKQDTAQGLSATSCWSRGQAWVVYGFVECYRETGDARFRDAARHLAAYCLRRLPSDRVPYWDYDSPLIPNDVRDSSAGAILASALLNLATLEPDPAHADCWRAEALAMLESLWNNYSSRGTREPCILLHGTRSKPEDSMDHGLIYGDYYFVEALTRLAPTNTFAILPNHARMNL from the coding sequence ATGAATCAAGAACATTCAAGCGCGTTGCCTAGTTTTGTTCCCGCGGCGCTGGCGTACAGTCTTGACCTGACGCGCCAGAATCTCGCGACGGTAACGAGTTTCCCGGAACTGGCGAAGGATGGCAAATGGTTGTGTAGTGACGATGGTTTTTGGACGGGCGGGCACTGGACGGGATTGCTTTGGCTGGCGTACGCGCACACCGGCGACGACACACTCGAACGCGCCGCGCGCGCATGGACCGCGCGACTCACGCCGCGCCAGAACGATACAACCACACACGACCTGGGATTTCTTTTCGAGTTATCGCACATCCTGGGTTGGCGGCTCACCGGCGATGCGTCGTTCAAAGCGCCGGCGATTCAAGCCGCGCGTACGCTCGCGCGACGATTCAATGCCAAAGGCAATTTCTTCCAAGCGTGGGGCGCGTTGGATGGCGCGCCCAGTGAACGCGGGCGCGCGATCATTGACACGATGATGAATCTGAACTTGCTTTTTTGGACGAGCCAGGAAACCGGCGAACGCCACTTTGCCGATATCGCCATCGCTCACGCGGACACGACGCTCAAGCGCCATGTGCGCGCGGATTGGTCAACCTCACACGTGACCGATTTCGACCCGGAGACCGGCGCGTTCATCAAGCAAGATACGGCGCAGGGTCTGAGCGCGACCTCGTGTTGGTCGCGCGGGCAGGCGTGGGTCGTCTACGGTTTTGTCGAGTGTTATCGCGAAACCGGCGACGCGCGGTTTCGCGACGCCGCGCGCCATCTCGCCGCATATTGCTTGCGCCGCTTGCCTTCCGATCGCGTGCCGTACTGGGATTACGACAGCCCCTTGATTCCAAACGATGTGCGCGATAGTTCCGCCGGCGCGATCCTGGCATCGGCATTGTTGAACCTGGCAACGCTCGAGCCAGACCCGGCGCACGCCGATTGTTGGCGCGCGGAAGCGCTCGCAATGTTGGAATCACTGTGGAACAACTATAGCAGTCGCGGGACGCGCGAACCCTGCATCCTGTTGCACGGCACGCGCTCCAAACCCGAAGATTCGATGGATCACGGTTTGATCTACGGCGATTATTATTTCGTCGAAGCGTTGACCCGGCTTGCCCCGACCAACACGTTTGCAATTCTACCGAACCATGCTAGAATGAATTTGTAA
- a CDS encoding carboxypeptidase regulatory-like domain-containing protein, whose product MIPWRKLTPDAQKSILALMVLSGGANLTGCCPPVVCDPAPPPRTATPLPRPSPIICDPAPPPSVRPTQPRDASPVPSATRTPLRTPIICDPPPPPRTTTPQATATPVASRRFQLRGLQMTTDSTLNGAAVRGSIYDRQDQPFGEVKITLQAGNTIIETATARNGAFFLRVANPGSYQLIIGGDKASALALQLKPFDVANVEWKELEPQSLAPLPLAEIRVVDIVWGDDLTFTVETAWADARYRWSVSGGTLIEEQTRVIWQPPAEPGRYLLQLVADWGADGLAVDSIGLAVTAEGYVIVG is encoded by the coding sequence ATGATTCCGTGGCGCAAACTGACACCCGACGCGCAGAAAAGCATCCTGGCTTTGATGGTCTTGTCCGGAGGCGCGAATCTCACTGGTTGTTGTCCGCCGGTGGTGTGCGATCCCGCGCCGCCACCCAGGACGGCGACTCCACTGCCGCGACCCAGTCCGATCATCTGCGATCCCGCACCGCCGCCTTCGGTTCGACCGACGCAACCGCGCGATGCCTCGCCGGTTCCATCGGCGACGCGAACGCCGTTGCGTACGCCGATCATCTGCGATCCGCCGCCGCCACCCAGGACGACGACGCCGCAAGCAACCGCCACGCCCGTCGCATCGCGTCGCTTTCAGTTGCGCGGTTTGCAGATGACGACGGATTCTACACTGAATGGTGCGGCGGTGCGCGGCTCCATCTACGACCGACAAGATCAACCGTTCGGCGAGGTCAAGATCACGTTGCAAGCCGGCAACACGATCATCGAAACGGCGACCGCGCGCAACGGCGCGTTCTTTCTCCGCGTCGCGAATCCTGGGTCGTATCAACTGATCATCGGCGGAGACAAGGCGAGCGCGCTTGCCTTGCAACTCAAGCCCTTCGATGTAGCGAATGTCGAATGGAAAGAACTCGAACCGCAATCACTCGCGCCGTTACCATTGGCAGAAATTCGCGTCGTGGATATTGTCTGGGGCGATGATTTGACTTTTACCGTGGAAACCGCGTGGGCGGATGCGCGCTATCGCTGGAGTGTTTCGGGTGGCACACTCATCGAAGAACAAACTCGTGTGATTTGGCAACCGCCCGCCGAGCCGGGTCGTTATCTTTTGCAACTCGTGGCGGATTGGGGCGCGGATGGATTGGCGGTAGATTCGATTGGGCTTGCCGTCACCGCGGAGGGATACGTCATTGTCGGTTGA
- a CDS encoding cobalamin B12-binding domain-containing protein: MLDVLLVGAEELENLATRYLAAVLRQRGYVVELVPFSTTAEMDAVVERARATQPRVIGLSIIFQYRAPEFLKLAEQLRQLLPNVHITAGGHFCTFTASDLLRDYPALNSVVRGEGEVTLVELVQHLAAPETWDQILGLSFRREECIVNNAARPLIADLDTLPFPARDTPPQHHLGIGVSPILGSRGCYRDCAFCSIHAFYGASRGALQRFRSVPNLVDEMEQLYHQFGVRFFIFNDDEWFPPGRARIPRITELERELRGRRLDVMMSIKCRADDIEEELFRRLLALGVVRAYVGVESGSDHSLQTLNKKTTVAQNRRALQVLQRVGMLADFGMIFFDPESTVEDVRANLDFFHAMAGEGQAPLSFGRMEVYAGTPMLAQLQRAGRLTGDYMAWTYTMADPRVELLFRMMYATMRQRHYDGNGVGKQCSLACYEQMMYEFGRQGRADPGLGARLRDMVARVNNHSLAMLEEMLAYNLRENIYDVNRVNAQVVAWASQIRLFDLKMQIELADWRAQISANLETERRSE, encoded by the coding sequence ATGCTGGATGTTCTGCTGGTCGGCGCGGAGGAATTGGAAAATCTCGCGACGCGTTATCTCGCGGCGGTATTGCGTCAGCGCGGTTATGTCGTGGAACTCGTTCCTTTCAGTACCACCGCCGAGATGGACGCGGTCGTCGAGCGCGCACGCGCCACACAGCCGCGCGTCATTGGACTGTCCATCATCTTTCAGTATCGCGCTCCCGAATTCTTGAAGCTCGCCGAACAGTTGCGTCAACTTTTGCCGAACGTCCACATCACCGCGGGCGGACACTTTTGCACGTTCACCGCGTCCGACCTCCTGCGCGATTATCCGGCGTTGAACTCGGTCGTGCGCGGCGAAGGCGAAGTGACGCTCGTCGAGCTCGTCCAACACCTCGCTGCGCCCGAAACCTGGGATCAGATTCTCGGTCTGTCGTTTCGACGCGAGGAGTGCATCGTGAACAACGCGGCGCGTCCCCTCATCGCAGACCTGGATACGTTGCCTTTCCCGGCGCGCGATACGCCGCCGCAACATCATCTCGGTATCGGTGTGTCGCCCATCCTGGGTAGCCGGGGTTGTTATCGCGATTGCGCGTTCTGTAGCATCCACGCGTTCTACGGCGCAAGTCGCGGCGCGCTCCAACGCTTTCGCAGTGTGCCGAATCTCGTGGACGAGATGGAGCAATTGTATCACCAGTTTGGCGTCCGCTTTTTCATATTCAACGACGACGAATGGTTTCCGCCCGGGCGCGCGCGTATCCCGCGCATCACCGAGTTGGAACGCGAATTGCGCGGTCGCCGGCTCGACGTGATGATGAGCATCAAATGTCGCGCGGACGACATCGAAGAAGAATTATTTCGCCGTCTGTTAGCGTTGGGGGTCGTGCGCGCGTACGTCGGCGTCGAGTCTGGTTCCGATCACAGTCTGCAGACCTTGAACAAAAAGACGACGGTCGCGCAAAATCGGCGCGCGCTCCAAGTACTCCAGCGCGTCGGGATGCTCGCGGATTTTGGTATGATTTTTTTCGATCCCGAAAGTACGGTGGAAGACGTTCGCGCGAATCTGGATTTCTTTCACGCGATGGCAGGCGAAGGTCAAGCGCCGCTTAGCTTTGGACGGATGGAAGTGTACGCGGGCACGCCGATGCTCGCGCAACTGCAACGCGCGGGTCGGCTGACCGGCGATTATATGGCGTGGACGTACACGATGGCGGATCCACGCGTCGAGTTGTTGTTCCGGATGATGTACGCGACGATGCGCCAGCGCCACTATGATGGGAATGGCGTCGGCAAACAATGCTCGCTCGCGTGCTACGAACAGATGATGTACGAGTTTGGACGTCAAGGTCGCGCGGACCCTGGCTTGGGCGCGCGGTTACGCGACATGGTCGCCCGCGTCAACAATCACTCGCTTGCCATGCTCGAAGAAATGCTCGCGTACAATTTGCGCGAGAACATTTACGACGTGAATCGCGTCAACGCGCAAGTGGTTGCGTGGGCAAGCCAGATTCGTCTTTTTGATTTGAAGATGCAGATCGAACTTGCCGATTGGCGCGCGCAGATCAGCGCGAATCTGGAAACTGAACGGAGGTCCGAATGA